A genome region from Bacteroidota bacterium includes the following:
- a CDS encoding SIR2 family protein, with amino-acid sequence MNITLSEIFPNVNIGLSQIGFFFGAGSSYAAGYPLTYQLTIDVLKKLSSTEVELIEKILKVEGQMLNVLKGEPDIEILSDIINRAKAGGGYPDIDSLIESIRKNIVDVINEVASPNLEHHLKFLKGLKGLMQHRNESVWIFTTNYDLIFELAASIAKIPIYNGFEGIAQRFFDIERIDLAYGKINTSSRRFEPFNEPHIKLVKLHGSISWFKEGDDVIESFANVNIDNRCMILPRRTKVIETLDSPYDKLFRYASNVIGKQCKFIASCGYSYRDEHINDTLFAPKLRNNSLRIFALSKDETPEILKLKTHPSFHYMVNDKLHYQGKDISGSYELWDFKKFVELFN; translated from the coding sequence ATGAATATCACACTTTCAGAAATATTTCCTAATGTAAACATTGGTCTGAGCCAAATAGGTTTTTTCTTTGGAGCAGGTTCATCTTATGCTGCTGGTTACCCGCTGACCTATCAATTGACGATTGATGTATTGAAAAAACTTTCGTCAACTGAAGTTGAACTGATTGAAAAGATTTTGAAAGTAGAAGGGCAAATGCTTAATGTTTTAAAAGGCGAACCTGACATTGAGATTCTTTCAGATATTATCAATCGTGCGAAAGCAGGTGGTGGATACCCGGATATAGATTCACTAATTGAATCCATCCGAAAGAATATTGTTGATGTAATTAATGAAGTTGCAAGCCCAAACCTTGAACATCATCTCAAGTTTCTTAAAGGTTTAAAAGGACTTATGCAACATCGGAATGAATCAGTTTGGATTTTTACAACAAATTATGACTTGATTTTTGAACTGGCGGCTTCAATCGCAAAGATTCCCATATACAACGGATTTGAAGGAATTGCACAGCGGTTTTTTGACATTGAGAGAATTGACCTTGCTTATGGAAAAATAAATACTTCAAGCAGAAGATTTGAGCCATTCAACGAACCTCACATTAAATTGGTGAAGCTTCACGGTTCCATTTCTTGGTTCAAAGAAGGTGATGATGTAATTGAATCTTTTGCTAATGTTAATATCGACAATAGATGTATGATTCTTCCCAGAAGAACAAAAGTCATTGAGACATTAGACTCACCTTACGACAAACTGTTTAGATATGCTTCTAACGTGATAGGAAAGCAGTGTAAGTTCATTGCTTCTTGCGGATATAGCTATCGTGATGAACACATTAATGACACTTTGTTTGCTCCCAAACTTCGAAACAATTCTCTTCGTATTTTTGCTTTGTCAAAGGATGAAACGCCAGAAATTTTAAAACTAAAAACTCATCCAAGTTTTCATTATATGGTGAATGATAAACTTCATTATCAAGGAAAGGATATTAGCGGAAGCTATGAACTTTGGGATTTTAAAAAATTTGTTGAACTCTTTAATTAA